One Elaeis guineensis isolate ETL-2024a chromosome 10, EG11, whole genome shotgun sequence genomic window carries:
- the LOC105052668 gene encoding cytochrome P450 71A9 isoform X2: MEFLLAFLAYSCLFLIPIAIFLFVKDGRLSPRLPPGPIGLPFIGNLHRVGKLPYRSFWLLSEKYGPLMSIKLGCMPTIIISSSEMASEILKTHDLVFCSRPSLVAFKRYSYGGLDIAFSPYSEQWKQLRKISMLEFFSAKRVQAFQSIIEEEVNTLVQTVMKQSSSGPVNLSEMSFCLFNNITAKQVFGRRISVDGECTGSKYQGLLRETFSSLGGFPFGDFFPMMGWLDVLTGMRRRLERSFRAMDQLLEEEIEKHMHGGGNCDDLMSTLLGLQNDPTQGFSLTRDHIKAVVMNMFIAGSDTTTSILVWGMTELMRNPMVMKKAQDEVRGLIGNKGKVEESDIQRLHYLKLVVKEVLRLHPPGTPDIGKAQKSSCLRGLRTMISITRVSTFSSYHLGVAEGYAQACH, from the exons ATGGAGTTCTTGCTTGCTTTCTTAGCTTACTCATGTCTTTTCTTAATCCCAATAGCTATATTCTTATTTGTCAAGGACGGTCGATTGAGCCCGAGGCTCCCTCCTGGTCCGATAGGATTACCATTTATTGGTAATCTTCATCGGGTGGGCAAGCTTCCATACCGCTCCTTCTGGCTCCTATCGGAGAAGTATGGCCCCTTGATGAGCATAAAACTTGGTTGCATGCCAACCATCATCATATCCTCCTCGGAGATGGCCTCTGAGATCTTGAAGACCCATGATCTTGTCTTTTGCAGTAGGCCTTCTCTCGTGGCCTTCAAAAGATACTCCTATGGTGGATTGGATATCGCCTTTTCACCCTATAGCGAGCAGTGGAAGCAACTGAGGAAGATTAGCATGTTAGAATTTTTTAGTGCAAAGAGGGTGCAGGCCTTTCAGTCCATAATAGAGGAAGAAGTGAACACCTTGGTGCAAACTGTCATGAAGCAATCCTCGAGTGGTCCTGTGAATCTTAGCGAGATGTCTTTTTGCCTCTTTAATAATATCACCGCCAAACAAGTCTTTGGCAGGAGGATTTCGGTTGACGGAGAGTGCACGGGCAGCAAATACCAAGGTCTCCTAAGGGAGACATTTTCTtcattgggtgggtttccttttgGCGATTTCTTTCCCATGATGGGGTGGTTGGATGTGCTCACCGGCATGCGAAGGAGGCTTGAGAGGAGTTTCCGTGCCATGGACCAACTTCTCGAGGAGGAGATTGAGAAGCACATGCATGGTGGAGGAAATTGTGATGACCTCATGAGCACTCTCCTTGGGCTTCAAAATGATCCAACCCAAGGATTCTCGTTGACCCGGGATCATATCAAAGCTGTTGTCATG AATATGTTCATTGCTGGATCAGACACCACTACATCCATCTTGGTTTGGGGAATGACTGAGTTGATGAGGAACCCAATGGTTATGAAGAAAGCCCAAGATGAAGTTCGAGGACTCATTGGAAACAAAGGGAAGGTGGAAGAGAGTGACATTCAACGACTTCATTATCTCAAGCTCGTAGTCAAAGAAGTTCTTCGATTGCACCCTCCAG GGACTCCCGACATTGGCAAGGCGCAGAAGTCTTCATGCCTGAGAGGTTTAAGGACAATGATATCGATTACAAGGGTCAGCACTTTCAGTTCCTACCATTTGGGagtggccgaaggatatgcccaggCATGTCATTGA
- the LOC105052668 gene encoding cytochrome P450 71A9 isoform X1 yields the protein MEFLLAFLAYSCLFLIPIAIFLFVKDGRLSPRLPPGPIGLPFIGNLHRVGKLPYRSFWLLSEKYGPLMSIKLGCMPTIIISSSEMASEILKTHDLVFCSRPSLVAFKRYSYGGLDIAFSPYSEQWKQLRKISMLEFFSAKRVQAFQSIIEEEVNTLVQTVMKQSSSGPVNLSEMSFCLFNNITAKQVFGRRISVDGECTGSKYQGLLRETFSSLGGFPFGDFFPMMGWLDVLTGMRRRLERSFRAMDQLLEEEIEKHMHGGGNCDDLMSTLLGLQNDPTQGFSLTRDHIKAVVMNMFIAGSDTTTSILVWGMTELMRNPMVMKKAQDEVRGLIGNKGKVEESDIQRLHYLKLVVKEVLRLHPPGPLLIPRECMQHCKINGFDIPKKTRVYINAWAINRDSRHWQGAEVFMPERFKDNDIDYKGQHFQFLPFGSGRRICPGMSLSVVVLELALANLLYRFNWDLPAGMSKEDIDMEEQFDLVMHRKSNLVLVAAPIPMIA from the exons ATGGAGTTCTTGCTTGCTTTCTTAGCTTACTCATGTCTTTTCTTAATCCCAATAGCTATATTCTTATTTGTCAAGGACGGTCGATTGAGCCCGAGGCTCCCTCCTGGTCCGATAGGATTACCATTTATTGGTAATCTTCATCGGGTGGGCAAGCTTCCATACCGCTCCTTCTGGCTCCTATCGGAGAAGTATGGCCCCTTGATGAGCATAAAACTTGGTTGCATGCCAACCATCATCATATCCTCCTCGGAGATGGCCTCTGAGATCTTGAAGACCCATGATCTTGTCTTTTGCAGTAGGCCTTCTCTCGTGGCCTTCAAAAGATACTCCTATGGTGGATTGGATATCGCCTTTTCACCCTATAGCGAGCAGTGGAAGCAACTGAGGAAGATTAGCATGTTAGAATTTTTTAGTGCAAAGAGGGTGCAGGCCTTTCAGTCCATAATAGAGGAAGAAGTGAACACCTTGGTGCAAACTGTCATGAAGCAATCCTCGAGTGGTCCTGTGAATCTTAGCGAGATGTCTTTTTGCCTCTTTAATAATATCACCGCCAAACAAGTCTTTGGCAGGAGGATTTCGGTTGACGGAGAGTGCACGGGCAGCAAATACCAAGGTCTCCTAAGGGAGACATTTTCTtcattgggtgggtttccttttgGCGATTTCTTTCCCATGATGGGGTGGTTGGATGTGCTCACCGGCATGCGAAGGAGGCTTGAGAGGAGTTTCCGTGCCATGGACCAACTTCTCGAGGAGGAGATTGAGAAGCACATGCATGGTGGAGGAAATTGTGATGACCTCATGAGCACTCTCCTTGGGCTTCAAAATGATCCAACCCAAGGATTCTCGTTGACCCGGGATCATATCAAAGCTGTTGTCATG AATATGTTCATTGCTGGATCAGACACCACTACATCCATCTTGGTTTGGGGAATGACTGAGTTGATGAGGAACCCAATGGTTATGAAGAAAGCCCAAGATGAAGTTCGAGGACTCATTGGAAACAAAGGGAAGGTGGAAGAGAGTGACATTCAACGACTTCATTATCTCAAGCTCGTAGTCAAAGAAGTTCTTCGATTGCACCCTCCAGGTCCATTGCTAATCCCTCGAGAATGTATGCAACATTGCAAgataaatggatttgatattccgAAAAAGACAAGGGTATATATAAATGCTTGGGCTATCAACAGGGACTCCCGACATTGGCAAGGCGCAGAAGTCTTCATGCCTGAGAGGTTTAAGGACAATGATATCGATTACAAGGGTCAGCACTTTCAGTTCCTACCATTTGGGagtggccgaaggatatgcccaggCATGTCATTGAGTGTGGTTGTCCTAGAGCTTGCCCTTGCCAATCTTCTCTATAGGTTCAATTGGGACTTGCCTGCTGGAATGAGCAAAGAAGATATTGATATGGAAGAGCAATTTGATTTAGTAATGCATAGGAAATCAAATCTTGTTCTAGTGGCGGCTCCAATACCTATGATTGCCTAG